In a single window of the Rhodamnia argentea isolate NSW1041297 chromosome 2, ASM2092103v1, whole genome shotgun sequence genome:
- the LOC115754750 gene encoding 3-hydroxybutyryl-CoA dehydrogenase isoform X1, which translates to MAEMKTIGVVGGGQMGSGIAQLGVVHGFQVWLLDMDPQALARSADYIAASIRRLVSKRTLSQAEGDDALRSLHCTSSLEELRSSDFVIEAIVESEDVKKKLFCDLDKIVKPSAILASNTSSISITRLASSTTRPRQVIGMHFMNPPPLMKLVEIIRGADTSDETFTITKTLAQRFGKTVICSQDYSGFIVNRILMPMINEAFHTLYTGVATKEDIDAGMKLGTNHPMGPLELADFIGLDVCLSIMRVLQAGFGDSKYGPCPLLVQYVDAGRLGRKRGIGVYDYSKVPEPIKPSARL; encoded by the exons ATGGCGGAGATGAAGACCATTGGCGTGGTGGGCGGCGGCCAGATGGGCTCGGGGATCGCTCAACTCGGCGTCGTCCACGGCTTCCAAGTCTGGCTCTTGGACATGGACCCTCAAGCCCTCGCTCGATCCGCCGATTACATCGCCGCTTCGATTCGGCGCTTGGTCTCCAAGCGCACCCTCTCTCAG GCAGAAGGTGATGACGCTCTGCGCTCCCTCCACTGCACCTCGAGCTTGGAAGAACTTCGATCGAGTGATTTTGTGATAGAGGCTATAGTGGAATCTGAGGATGTCAAGAAGAAGCTGTTCTGTGATTTGGACAAGATTGTTAAACCCTCTGCTATTCTGGCGTCCAATACAAGTTCAATCTCCATCACTCGCTTAGCATCTTCTACGACGAGACCCCGTCAG GTCATCGGCATGCACTTCATGAATCCTCCACCTTTGATGAAATTGGTCGAGATCATTCGGGGGGCAGACACATCAGACGAGACATTTACCATCACAAAGACCCTTGCTCAAAG ATTTGGGAAGACGGTTATATGCTCGCAGGATTATTCTGGTTTCATTGTTAACAGGATCCTGATGCCAATGATAAACGAAGCATTTCACACACTCTACACTGGGGTCGCAACAAAGGAGGACATTGATGCTGGAATGAAGCTCGGGACAAACCATCCGATGGGTCCTCTGGAGCTCGCCGACTTTATTGGGTTGGATGTCTGCTTGTCCATAATGAGAGTACTCCAAGCGGGATTCGGAGATAGTAAGTACGGTCCGTGTCCTTTGCTAGTGCAGTATGTCGATGCGGGTCGCCTGGGAAGAAAACGAGGTATTGGGGTATATGACTACAGCAAAGTACCTGAACCGATCAAACCGTCTGCCCGACTGTAG
- the LOC115754750 gene encoding 3-hydroxybutyryl-CoA dehydrogenase isoform X2, whose protein sequence is MMLCTDSVASEGDDALRSLHCTSSLEELRSSDFVIEAIVESEDVKKKLFCDLDKIVKPSAILASNTSSISITRLASSTTRPRQVIGMHFMNPPPLMKLVEIIRGADTSDETFTITKTLAQRFGKTVICSQDYSGFIVNRILMPMINEAFHTLYTGVATKEDIDAGMKLGTNHPMGPLELADFIGLDVCLSIMRVLQAGFGDSKYGPCPLLVQYVDAGRLGRKRGIGVYDYSKVPEPIKPSARL, encoded by the exons ATGATGCTCTGTACTGATTCAGTCGCATCTG AAGGTGATGACGCTCTGCGCTCCCTCCACTGCACCTCGAGCTTGGAAGAACTTCGATCGAGTGATTTTGTGATAGAGGCTATAGTGGAATCTGAGGATGTCAAGAAGAAGCTGTTCTGTGATTTGGACAAGATTGTTAAACCCTCTGCTATTCTGGCGTCCAATACAAGTTCAATCTCCATCACTCGCTTAGCATCTTCTACGACGAGACCCCGTCAG GTCATCGGCATGCACTTCATGAATCCTCCACCTTTGATGAAATTGGTCGAGATCATTCGGGGGGCAGACACATCAGACGAGACATTTACCATCACAAAGACCCTTGCTCAAAG ATTTGGGAAGACGGTTATATGCTCGCAGGATTATTCTGGTTTCATTGTTAACAGGATCCTGATGCCAATGATAAACGAAGCATTTCACACACTCTACACTGGGGTCGCAACAAAGGAGGACATTGATGCTGGAATGAAGCTCGGGACAAACCATCCGATGGGTCCTCTGGAGCTCGCCGACTTTATTGGGTTGGATGTCTGCTTGTCCATAATGAGAGTACTCCAAGCGGGATTCGGAGATAGTAAGTACGGTCCGTGTCCTTTGCTAGTGCAGTATGTCGATGCGGGTCGCCTGGGAAGAAAACGAGGTATTGGGGTATATGACTACAGCAAAGTACCTGAACCGATCAAACCGTCTGCCCGACTGTAG